A stretch of the Alnus glutinosa chromosome 6, dhAlnGlut1.1, whole genome shotgun sequence genome encodes the following:
- the LOC133870641 gene encoding uncharacterized protein LOC133870641 has protein sequence MELARFALNLVPDEETKTERFQEGLHPRIRDRVACLEIKESTRLVNVAAIAERGHQDYVASREQKKRFMPQVTRFAKRPAIGSSSIQRVGRNAPANQGGQRPLCSKCGKMHIGECRSGTWTCFRCGRAYHFVRDCPMVSTGGPRPQGGGNQPKTGQARVYALTPGKADNEAKDADVVTGTIPLYGSLACTLFDSGATHSFVSAIYAKLCDMNIEPLRQSITVATPVGDSLICRNVVENCPIIIKGRTLSANNQKKEITFRLSDAEKFKYCGSRVRATPPLLSAVQVRRSVRESDCVYLAYVTAKLESELKLENIPVVCEYSDVFAEEYSGLPPNREIEFTIDLVPKTKPIHKAPYRMAPTELKELKEQLQELLDRGFIRPSVSP, from the coding sequence ATGGAGTTGGCAAGATTTGCTCTAAACCTAGTTCCTGATGAAGAGACAAAAACTGAGAGATTTCAAGAAGGTCTTCACCCACGAATTAGGGACAGAGTTGCATGCTTAGAGATCAAAGAATCTACCAGGCTGGTAAATGTTGCTGCCATTGCGGAAAGGGGTCACCAAGACTATGTTGCTTCCAGAGAACAAAAGAAACGATTCATGCCCCAGGTCACACGTTTTGCAAAAAGGCCTGCAATTGGTAGTAGCTCAATACAGAGGGTAGGAAGGAATGCCCCAGCAAACCAAGGAGGACAAAGACCCCTATGTTCAAAATGTGGGAAGATGCATATAGGAGAATGCAGATCGGGAACATGGACTTGCTTTCGATGTGGACGGGCATATCATTTTGTCAGGGACTGTCCAATGGTGAGCACAGGAGGGCCTAGGCCGCAAGGAGGCGGTAATCAACCGAAGACTGGACAGGCTAGAGTGTATGCACTCACCCCAGGCAAAGCTGATAATGAGGCAAAAGATGCTGATGTAGTAACAGGTACCATTCCTTTATATGGTAGCCTTGCATGCACACTATTTGATTCGGGTGCAACACATTCATTTGTCTCTGCCATATATGCAAAACTCTGTGATATGAATATTGAACCCTTAAGGCAGAGTATAACAGTTGCTACACCTGTTGGAGACTCCCTAATATGTAGGAATGTCGTAGAAAATTGTCCTATCATCATTAAAGGGAGAACTCTATCAGCGAacaatcaaaagaaagaaattactTTTAGACTATCCGATGCTGAAAAGTTCAAGTATTGTGGATCACGGGTACGAGCCACACCGCCACTTCTCTCAGCAGTCCAAGTAAGAAGAAGTGTTAGAGAAAGTGATTGCGTATATTTGGCTTATGTAACGGCTAAGTTAGAAAGTGAATTGAAATTAGAGAATATTCCAGTAGTATGTGAGTATTCTGATGTCTTTGCAGAAGAGTACTCAGGATTACCACCTAATCGGGAGATCGAGTTCACTATTGATTTAGTGCCAAAAACTAAACCAATTCACAAAGCACCATATCGGATGGCACCGACagaattaaaagaattaaaggAACAGCTTCAAGAGCTGTTAGACAGGGGTTTTATCCGTCCAAGTGTGTCACCATGA